A genomic stretch from Corynebacterium sp. 21KM1197 includes:
- the clpS gene encoding ATP-dependent Clp protease adapter ClpS, translating to MSSPMAMPELDEEVQVDVASAENLPWVCVVWDDPVNLMNYVAYVFQTVLGYDRKRATELMMQVHTEGKAAVSSGERDKVEGDVKKLQVAGLWATMQQAG from the coding sequence ATGAGTTCCCCGATGGCCATGCCCGAGTTGGATGAAGAGGTCCAGGTGGATGTGGCCTCGGCGGAAAACCTGCCGTGGGTGTGCGTGGTCTGGGATGACCCCGTGAACCTGATGAATTATGTGGCCTATGTGTTCCAGACGGTGCTGGGATATGACCGCAAGCGCGCCACCGAGTTGATGATGCAGGTGCACACGGAGGGTAAGGCCGCCGTGTCCTCCGGCGAGCGCGACAAGGTGGAGGGCGACGTGAAGAAGCTCCAGGTGGCGGGCCTGTGGGCGACCATGCAGCAGGCCGGATAA
- a CDS encoding ATP-dependent DNA helicase, with the protein MPDAPLSPSTDDLLDAAVSALGGARREGQVRMAQAVTAAMEKERHLAVQAGTGTGKSLAYLIPALRHAQATGNTVIVSTATIALQRQLVDRDLPRLADALEPLMEHRPTFAIQKGRSNYLCLNKIAREEPEEQEALLDEEELGWLGRHIRRVTDWAQETETGDRDDLEPGVPDQVWRHVSVTSNECIGANRCPHGEECFAELARQATRNVDVVVTNHALLAIDALSDAPVLPEHEVVIVDEAHELDGRITAVATAHITGTALTLAAKRAGKLGADGQDAKLIDAADTWDAHVPSLEVGRWTSVDDHTRSLLVALRDEIWGTRSRIAKAPEGESANDPETFAERHNLSAHLLELHDALVRMLEVFDTSDPSQQSDVVWLTVDERRGTSLTVAPLSVAGLLHTRLFAENTVVLTSATLSVGGNFKALAAAWGLPKGTWDGLDAGTPFDPQRSGIMYVPTALPDPGREGPTPESLDEMADLITAAGGRTLGLFSSRRAAQLAAEKLRARLPFDILLQGEDSTGALVDAFSRNENTCLFGTLTLWQGVDVPGPSCSLVLIDRIPFPRPDDPLLQARKEAADAEGRNGFMEVAATHAALLLAQGAGRLLRSVNDRGVVAVLDRRIVTKRYGGFLRASMPQFWSTTDGEKVRGALRRLVAASS; encoded by the coding sequence ATGCCCGACGCTCCCCTTAGCCCCTCCACCGACGATCTCCTAGACGCGGCCGTCTCCGCCCTGGGCGGGGCGCGGCGCGAGGGGCAGGTGCGCATGGCCCAGGCGGTCACCGCCGCGATGGAAAAGGAGCGTCACCTCGCGGTGCAGGCGGGTACGGGTACCGGAAAGTCCCTGGCCTATCTCATTCCCGCGCTGCGGCACGCCCAGGCCACCGGCAACACCGTGATCGTCTCCACCGCCACCATCGCGCTTCAGCGCCAACTGGTGGATCGGGATCTCCCCCGCCTGGCGGACGCCCTGGAGCCCCTGATGGAGCACCGCCCCACCTTTGCCATTCAAAAGGGCCGCTCCAATTACCTCTGCCTCAACAAGATCGCCCGCGAGGAGCCCGAGGAACAGGAGGCCCTGCTCGACGAGGAGGAACTGGGCTGGCTGGGTCGCCATATCCGGCGGGTAACGGACTGGGCACAGGAAACCGAGACTGGGGACCGCGATGACCTCGAACCCGGCGTGCCCGACCAGGTCTGGCGGCACGTCTCCGTCACCTCCAACGAATGCATCGGCGCCAACCGCTGCCCGCACGGCGAGGAATGCTTCGCGGAACTAGCCCGCCAGGCCACCCGCAACGTGGACGTGGTGGTAACCAACCACGCGCTACTTGCCATCGACGCCCTCTCCGACGCCCCCGTGCTCCCCGAACACGAGGTGGTGATCGTGGACGAGGCCCACGAACTCGACGGCCGCATTACCGCCGTGGCCACCGCCCACATCACCGGCACCGCGCTGACCCTGGCCGCCAAGCGCGCGGGCAAACTCGGCGCGGACGGCCAGGACGCCAAGCTTATCGACGCCGCCGATACCTGGGACGCCCACGTCCCCTCCCTGGAGGTGGGCCGCTGGACCAGCGTGGACGATCACACCCGCAGCCTACTGGTGGCCCTGCGCGATGAAATCTGGGGCACCCGCTCCCGCATCGCCAAGGCCCCCGAGGGGGAATCCGCCAACGATCCCGAGACCTTTGCCGAGCGTCACAACCTTTCCGCACACCTGCTGGAACTGCACGACGCCCTGGTGCGCATGCTGGAGGTCTTTGATACCTCCGACCCCAGCCAGCAAAGCGACGTCGTGTGGCTCACCGTGGACGAACGCCGGGGCACCTCCCTGACCGTGGCCCCGCTCTCCGTGGCGGGATTGCTGCACACCCGGCTCTTTGCGGAGAACACCGTGGTGCTCACCTCCGCCACCCTCTCGGTGGGCGGCAACTTCAAGGCCCTCGCGGCCGCTTGGGGGCTACCCAAGGGCACCTGGGACGGCCTCGACGCCGGTACCCCCTTTGATCCCCAGCGCTCCGGGATCATGTACGTACCCACCGCCCTGCCCGATCCCGGCCGCGAGGGCCCCACCCCCGAATCCCTCGATGAGATGGCCGACCTCATCACCGCCGCCGGGGGCCGCACCCTGGGGCTCTTTTCCTCTCGCCGCGCCGCGCAACTGGCCGCGGAGAAACTCCGGGCCCGTCTGCCCTTTGACATTCTGCTTCAGGGCGAGGACAGCACCGGCGCGCTCGTGGACGCCTTTTCCCGCAATGAGAACACCTGCCTCTTTGGCACCCTCACCCTGTGGCAGGGCGTGGACGTACCCGGCCCCTCCTGCTCCCTCGTGCTCATCGACCGCATCCCCTTCCCCCGCCCTGACGATCCCCTGCTCCAGGCCCGCAAGGAGGCCGCCGACGCCGAGGGCCGCAACGGCTTCATGGAGGTGGCCGCCACCCACGCGGCCCTGCTGCTGGCGCAGGGAGCCGGGCGGCTGCTGCGCTCGGTGAACGATCGCGGCGTGGTGGCCGTGCTGGATCGCAGGATCGTGACCAAGCGCTACGGCGGCTTCCTGCGCGCCTCCATGCCGCAGTTCTGGTCCACCACGGACGGGGAGAAGGTGCGCGGCGCGCTGCGCCGCCTGGTGGCCGCCTCTTCCTAA
- the serB gene encoding phosphoserine phosphatase SerB — MCENKTVDNKNTHIPQSPAVITVTGPNRPGVSAVFFQVLASREVQLLDVEQSDFRGRLSLAAFVNLPDSVAEGLPEELNAALNPLEQRVLVERNAEQIAARPRSTHAVVMLGHQVCAADVSAVGRVLADHGANIDRIRGISDYPVTGLELSITVADSSPEGVAGLRKALAEHTQEAGVDIAVERAGLARRSKRLVCFDCDSTLITGEVIEMLAAHAGREEEVARVTERAMRGEIDFEESLRERVAALKGLPESVLDEVAADIVLTPGARTTVRTLKRMGYTVAVVSGGFTQVLEDLTEELGVDYVRANTLEIHEGVLTGRVIGEVVDRAAKARFLRDFAEENHIDMDQTVAVGDGANDIDMIFAAGLGIAFNAKPALREVADTAVTHPFLDEVLHILGIPRDEVEAAEKEAGTYRRVPLGTD, encoded by the coding sequence ATGTGCGAGAATAAAACGGTGGACAATAAAAACACTCATATTCCCCAGTCTCCCGCGGTGATCACCGTCACCGGCCCGAACCGCCCCGGCGTTTCCGCCGTGTTCTTTCAAGTGCTGGCCTCCCGCGAGGTTCAATTGCTTGATGTGGAGCAGTCCGATTTCCGGGGCAGGCTCTCCCTGGCGGCCTTTGTGAATCTCCCGGATTCGGTGGCAGAAGGCCTACCGGAGGAACTGAATGCCGCGCTTAACCCCCTCGAACAGCGAGTGCTGGTGGAGCGCAACGCGGAACAGATCGCTGCACGTCCCCGTTCCACGCATGCGGTGGTGATGCTGGGCCATCAGGTGTGCGCGGCGGACGTCTCCGCGGTGGGCCGGGTCCTGGCGGATCACGGCGCGAATATCGACCGTATCCGGGGGATCTCGGACTACCCGGTCACCGGCTTGGAACTCTCCATTACCGTGGCGGATTCCTCCCCGGAGGGCGTGGCGGGATTGCGCAAGGCCCTGGCCGAGCACACCCAGGAGGCGGGCGTGGACATCGCCGTGGAGCGCGCGGGCCTGGCGCGCAGGTCTAAGCGCCTGGTGTGCTTTGATTGCGATTCCACCCTGATCACCGGGGAGGTCATTGAGATGCTGGCCGCCCACGCCGGGCGAGAGGAGGAGGTGGCCCGCGTCACGGAGCGGGCTATGCGGGGAGAGATTGACTTTGAGGAGTCGCTGCGCGAGCGGGTGGCCGCGCTCAAGGGGTTGCCGGAGTCGGTGCTTGATGAGGTGGCGGCGGACATCGTGCTGACCCCCGGTGCGCGCACCACGGTGCGCACCCTCAAGCGCATGGGGTACACGGTGGCGGTGGTCTCCGGGGGGTTCACGCAGGTGCTAGAGGATCTCACCGAGGAACTGGGGGTGGATTACGTGCGCGCCAATACCCTGGAGATTCACGAGGGGGTGCTCACCGGACGGGTGATCGGTGAGGTGGTGGATCGTGCGGCCAAGGCGCGCTTCCTGCGCGATTTCGCGGAGGAGAACCACATCGACATGGATCAGACCGTGGCGGTGGGCGATGGGGCCAATGATATTGACATGATTTTCGCAGCGGGTCTGGGCATTGCGTTTAACGCCAAGCCCGCCCTGCGGGAGGTTGCCGATACCGCGGTGACGCACCCCTTCCTGGACGAGGTGCTGCATATCCTGGGGATCCCGCGCGATGAGGTGGAGGCCGCAGAAAAGGAGGCGGGAACCTACCGCCGGGTGCCGCTGGGCACCGATTAG
- a CDS encoding PepSY domain-containing protein, translated as MNTSTEFSGQPKPSAQDASPDSARPTADAGKDAQRQQGNRRTAPTTRTRRAGNLRATLYRMHSWAGILVAPFLVLAALTGLAYAIAPTLEQMVYRDVLTTEATGEHISAAEAIDIAREVHPDLELAGVQVNDREDATMRVLFLDPALPSSSYKQAVFIDPVSGEVLGDMPQYGSSSSLPLRALLSEGHANLWLGEPGRFYSEMAASWLGAMTLTGAFLLFQRWRRSTSKKNKPRRWHSLVGLLCIPGFLFLTVTGLTWSSTSGGTIGEIRTQLDWRRPTPDVTATAPLSAGAQSEDAPADAAAAGDAGADAAIAAAREAGLTGFLTATAPTEPEAPDVWTVAESTAQPWVFSYDAVAINAATGEVVDTVPFSSWSLPAKLSEWLIRAHMGILLGLLNQLVLVGLAVGLLASIVLGYIMWWRRGKGSSFGRLPAPRSWENVSRPALICFLLILVVYGIFAPYFGLSVLAFVAIDATYRAFRRRRPRQLH; from the coding sequence ATGAACACTTCCACCGAGTTTTCCGGGCAGCCAAAGCCGTCCGCTCAGGATGCTTCCCCGGATTCCGCCCGCCCCACGGCGGACGCAGGCAAGGACGCACAAAGGCAGCAGGGTAACCGCCGCACGGCCCCCACCACACGGACGCGCAGGGCCGGAAACCTGCGCGCCACGCTGTACCGCATGCACAGTTGGGCCGGAATCCTGGTGGCACCCTTCCTGGTGCTGGCGGCGCTTACCGGCCTGGCCTATGCCATCGCCCCCACCCTGGAACAGATGGTTTACCGCGATGTGCTCACCACCGAGGCCACCGGGGAGCACATCTCCGCCGCCGAGGCCATCGACATTGCCCGGGAGGTACACCCCGATCTGGAACTCGCCGGGGTACAGGTCAATGACCGCGAGGACGCCACCATGCGCGTGCTCTTCCTCGATCCCGCCCTGCCCAGCAGCAGTTATAAGCAGGCGGTGTTCATCGACCCCGTCAGCGGCGAGGTACTGGGAGACATGCCGCAGTACGGCAGTTCCAGTTCCCTGCCGCTGCGCGCCCTGCTCAGCGAGGGGCACGCGAACCTGTGGCTGGGGGAGCCGGGCCGCTTCTATTCGGAGATGGCGGCCTCCTGGCTGGGGGCGATGACGCTCACCGGGGCCTTCCTCCTCTTCCAGCGCTGGCGGCGTTCCACCAGTAAAAAGAACAAGCCGCGCCGCTGGCACTCCCTGGTGGGCCTGCTGTGTATTCCGGGTTTCCTCTTCCTCACCGTCACCGGGCTTACCTGGTCTAGCACCTCCGGAGGCACGATCGGGGAGATCCGCACGCAGTTGGATTGGCGCCGCCCCACCCCGGACGTCACCGCCACCGCTCCACTGAGCGCCGGGGCGCAATCCGAGGACGCACCCGCAGACGCCGCTGCGGCGGGTGACGCCGGGGCCGACGCCGCCATCGCCGCCGCGCGGGAGGCCGGGCTCACCGGGTTCCTCACCGCCACGGCCCCCACGGAACCGGAGGCCCCCGATGTGTGGACGGTGGCGGAGTCTACCGCGCAGCCCTGGGTGTTCAGCTATGACGCCGTGGCCATCAATGCCGCTACCGGCGAGGTGGTGGATACCGTGCCGTTTTCCTCATGGTCGCTGCCCGCCAAACTCAGCGAGTGGCTGATCCGCGCGCACATGGGAATCCTGCTCGGCCTGCTCAACCAGCTCGTTTTGGTGGGGCTGGCGGTGGGGCTGCTCGCCTCCATCGTGCTGGGATACATCATGTGGTGGCGGCGCGGCAAGGGTTCCTCCTTTGGCCGCCTGCCCGCCCCGAGGAGCTGGGAGAACGTCTCCCGCCCGGCCCTGATCTGCTTCCTGCTCATCTTGGTGGTCTATGGCATTTTCGCCCCCTACTTTGGCCTCAGCGTGCTAGCCTTCGTGGCTATCGACGCCACCTACCGGGCATTCCGGCGGCGTCGCCCCCGCCAGCTACACTGA
- a CDS encoding DUF2017 domain-containing protein, whose product MQQWRKKKSLMRAPKYVTVLDPMEREVLGNLASAVSEALIERVRSAPKDELAEMTGLSTGHKDAPEDPSLARLLPDFEREGDEEFEGDNSLLRSFHENDIVRAKLENLQVIVQALGPDGSVNVTLEENQVHSWLSAVNDLRLYVAAGVTGGAEHHDGMYGEAPGMAPESERLVEWLAYHQDSLLEAMMGER is encoded by the coding sequence ATGCAGCAGTGGCGAAAAAAGAAAAGCCTCATGCGGGCACCCAAGTACGTGACGGTGCTCGATCCCATGGAGCGGGAGGTGCTGGGCAACCTGGCCTCGGCGGTTTCGGAGGCGCTGATTGAGCGCGTGCGCTCCGCCCCCAAGGATGAACTGGCGGAGATGACCGGACTCTCCACCGGACACAAGGACGCTCCGGAGGACCCCTCCCTGGCGCGCCTGCTGCCCGACTTCGAGCGCGAGGGCGACGAGGAGTTCGAGGGCGATAATTCCCTGCTGCGTTCTTTTCACGAGAATGACATCGTGCGCGCCAAGTTGGAGAACTTGCAGGTGATCGTGCAGGCCCTGGGCCCGGACGGCTCGGTGAACGTGACCCTGGAGGAAAACCAGGTGCATTCCTGGTTGTCGGCGGTCAATGACCTGCGCCTGTACGTGGCGGCGGGTGTTACCGGGGGTGCAGAGCACCACGACGGCATGTACGGCGAGGCACCGGGAATGGCACCGGAATCCGAGCGCCTCGTGGAGTGGTTGGCCTACCACCAGGACTCCCTGCTGGAAGCGATGATGGGAGAGCGATGA
- a CDS encoding rhomboid family intramembrane serine protease, with protein sequence MTPGARLASGLSFAAAYVVVIWAVHIINDTIFGGALVAFGVHPRDPSSLWGVFTAPLLHGSYAHLMSNTVPGAIFSFLIGVTGPRTWWEVTGIVLIFAGMGMWLFGGVGTTHVGASGMVYGWLTYLVIRGLFNRSLRQILLGLVLGSAYSYLIWGVLPAEGVSWQGHFFGALGGLVAAMVITSDDPQPRTKQVEPQPL encoded by the coding sequence ATGACCCCCGGTGCTCGGCTGGCTTCCGGGCTGAGTTTCGCGGCGGCCTACGTGGTGGTGATCTGGGCCGTGCACATCATCAATGACACGATCTTTGGCGGTGCGTTGGTGGCCTTTGGCGTACACCCCCGCGACCCATCGAGCCTGTGGGGCGTTTTCACCGCGCCGCTGCTGCACGGGAGTTACGCCCACCTGATGTCTAATACCGTGCCGGGGGCGATCTTTAGCTTCCTCATCGGCGTGACCGGCCCGCGCACCTGGTGGGAGGTCACGGGAATCGTGCTGATCTTTGCCGGAATGGGCATGTGGCTCTTCGGCGGGGTGGGCACCACCCACGTGGGGGCCTCCGGCATGGTGTACGGCTGGCTCACCTACCTGGTGATTCGCGGCCTATTTAATCGCAGCCTGCGCCAGATTCTGCTGGGCCTGGTCTTGGGTTCGGCGTATTCCTACCTCATTTGGGGAGTGCTGCCCGCCGAGGGGGTGTCCTGGCAGGGGCACTTCTTCGGGGCGCTCGGTGGACTCGTGGCGGCGATGGTGATTACTTCCGACGACCCCCAGCCGCGCACCAAGCAGGTGGAGCCGCAGCCCCTCTGA
- a CDS encoding aldo/keto reductase, with protein MRPTVALPGTDLRVFPLNLGGNTFGWTADEATSFDILRAYAQAGGNFIDTADVYSAWVPGNKGGESETIIGSWLHTLSASEREDMVIATKVGRLAPHASVGAEDILAATCASLDRLRIDTIDLLYLHFDDDSTPIEEQIQACCDLIKRGHARYIGLSNYSPQRMRAFLDLSRGTETAPVALQPHYNLLHRRDYERTLRPLAQEHRTAVFPYYSLASGVLTGKFRRREDTSGTAREHSTAALMTEETEAVLSTLDRLASLHDASPATIALSWLRAKGATAPIASVSRPEQLPDLMAVATTPLSPSEVTQLDAASQPFA; from the coding sequence ATGAGGCCCACCGTTGCTCTCCCCGGCACCGACCTCCGCGTATTCCCCCTCAACCTGGGCGGAAATACCTTTGGCTGGACGGCCGATGAGGCCACCAGCTTTGATATTCTGCGCGCCTACGCCCAGGCCGGAGGCAATTTCATCGACACCGCCGATGTCTATTCCGCCTGGGTGCCCGGCAATAAGGGCGGGGAATCGGAGACCATCATCGGCTCCTGGCTGCACACACTGAGCGCGTCGGAACGCGAGGACATGGTGATTGCCACCAAGGTGGGTCGCCTGGCACCTCATGCCTCCGTGGGAGCGGAGGATATTCTCGCCGCCACCTGCGCCAGCCTGGATCGCCTGCGCATCGACACCATCGACCTGCTCTACCTGCACTTTGATGATGATTCCACCCCCATCGAGGAGCAGATTCAGGCCTGCTGCGACCTCATCAAGCGCGGGCACGCCCGCTACATCGGGCTTTCCAATTACTCGCCGCAGCGCATGCGCGCCTTCCTCGACCTTTCGCGCGGCACCGAGACCGCGCCCGTGGCCCTGCAACCGCACTACAACCTGCTGCACCGCCGCGATTACGAACGCACGCTGCGCCCGCTGGCCCAGGAACATCGCACCGCCGTGTTCCCCTATTACTCCCTAGCCTCCGGCGTGCTCACCGGGAAGTTCCGCCGCCGCGAGGACACCTCCGGCACCGCGCGCGAGCACAGCACCGCCGCGCTGATGACCGAGGAAACCGAGGCCGTGCTGAGCACTCTCGATCGCCTGGCCTCGCTTCACGACGCCTCCCCCGCCACCATCGCGTTGTCCTGGCTGCGCGCCAAGGGGGCCACCGCGCCCATCGCCTCCGTGTCCCGGCCGGAGCAACTCCCCGACCTCATGGCGGTGGCCACCACTCCGCTCTCCCCCTCCGAGGTCACACAGCTCGACGCCGCCTCGCAGCCCTTCGCCTGA
- a CDS encoding P1 family peptidase: MSGSLTDIPGLAVGHHSMESTGVTVIRVTDGDGALAAVDVRGGGPGTRETDLLEPHNTVERVHAITLAGGSAFGLAAADGVMRGLAQQKVGFPVTQGIRIPIVPGAVIFDLLVGKQSLPGAAQGVEALKDSYRVGQEPRRGSVGAGCGATAGRLRGGVGQAALKVGDYCVAALVVANPMGEVVNPQDGVFWADPSHKVDPESFGKLSATGASLNTTIGVIATDAPLTSTQAKRLAMSGHDGLSRAVRPAHLPMDGDTLFALSTAWQPLGVDTPVLAHLCSGAAEVVSRAIVDAVVSAAVSEDLAVTSYQEIAS; the protein is encoded by the coding sequence ATGAGCGGTTCCTTAACAGACATTCCCGGCCTGGCCGTGGGGCATCACAGCATGGAGAGCACGGGGGTGACCGTGATCCGCGTGACCGACGGCGACGGCGCCCTGGCCGCCGTGGACGTGCGCGGTGGCGGCCCCGGCACCCGGGAGACCGATTTGCTCGAACCTCATAACACCGTGGAGCGGGTGCACGCCATCACGCTCGCGGGTGGTTCCGCCTTTGGGCTGGCGGCCGCCGACGGCGTCATGCGCGGCCTGGCCCAGCAGAAGGTGGGCTTCCCGGTGACGCAGGGGATCCGTATTCCCATCGTTCCCGGCGCGGTGATCTTTGATCTCCTGGTGGGCAAGCAATCCCTCCCCGGTGCCGCGCAGGGCGTGGAGGCGCTGAAGGATTCCTACCGCGTGGGTCAGGAACCCCGGCGCGGCAGCGTGGGCGCGGGCTGCGGGGCTACCGCTGGTCGCCTGCGCGGCGGGGTGGGGCAGGCGGCGCTCAAGGTGGGCGATTATTGCGTGGCCGCCCTGGTGGTGGCCAACCCGATGGGGGAGGTGGTCAATCCCCAGGACGGCGTGTTCTGGGCCGATCCCTCCCACAAGGTGGACCCGGAGTCCTTTGGCAAGCTGAGCGCGACGGGGGCGAGCCTGAATACCACCATCGGCGTGATCGCCACGGACGCCCCGCTGACTAGCACCCAGGCCAAGCGCCTGGCCATGTCCGGGCACGATGGCCTCTCCCGCGCGGTGCGCCCGGCGCACCTGCCGATGGACGGCGATACCCTCTTTGCACTCTCTACCGCCTGGCAGCCGCTGGGTGTGGATACGCCGGTGCTGGCGCACCTGTGTTCGGGGGCCGCCGAGGTGGTATCCCGCGCCATCGTGGATGCGGTGGTCTCGGCCGCCGTCAGCGAGGACCTTGCGGTGACCTCCTACCAGGAGATCGCCTCATGA
- a CDS encoding nicotinate phosphoribosyltransferase has protein sequence MVAVNTSRTSGSALPPQRSTSLLTDKYELTMLQAALLDGTAHRQCTFEVFARRLPNERRYGVVAGTARVLEAVSDFIFTEDQLAHLDFLDERTLDYLRDFRFSGHIDGYREGELYFPYSPILTLRGTFGECVILETVILSIMNADSAVASAAARMVTAADGRPIIEMGSRRTHEYAAVSASRAAYLGGFSATSNLEASQRYGIPASGTSAHSWTLLHIDADGQPNEAAAFRAQVEALGTDTVLLVDTYDITQGVRTAIEVAGTELGAVRIDSGDLGVMTRRVRKQLDELGAYNTKIVVSSDLDEFTIAGLRGDPVNSFGVGTSVVTGSGAPTPGMVYKLVEVEGHPVAKRSRGKAMTGGTKRALRTHRSTGTAIEEIVLPFDAPNPDLGNVHSRALTTPLMRDGEVVADLPSLEDSRTFLAEQLVTLPWEGLALSRDEPVVPTRFVGFDSPL, from the coding sequence ATGGTGGCGGTGAACACATCTCGCACCTCCGGTTCCGCCCTCCCGCCACAGCGCTCCACCTCGCTGCTCACGGACAAGTACGAGCTGACCATGCTGCAAGCAGCCCTGCTCGATGGCACCGCGCACCGCCAGTGTACCTTTGAGGTCTTTGCGCGACGCCTCCCCAACGAGCGTCGATACGGCGTGGTAGCGGGTACCGCGCGCGTGCTTGAGGCGGTTTCGGACTTCATCTTCACCGAGGATCAACTAGCCCACCTGGATTTCCTCGACGAGCGCACCCTGGATTATCTGCGCGATTTCCGCTTCTCCGGGCACATCGATGGCTACCGCGAGGGCGAACTCTACTTCCCCTATTCCCCCATTCTCACGCTGCGCGGCACCTTTGGCGAGTGCGTGATCTTAGAGACGGTCATCCTCTCCATCATGAACGCGGACTCCGCCGTGGCCTCGGCCGCCGCCCGCATGGTCACCGCCGCCGATGGCCGCCCCATCATCGAGATGGGCTCGCGCCGCACCCACGAGTACGCGGCGGTATCCGCCTCCCGCGCCGCCTACCTGGGAGGCTTTAGCGCCACCTCCAATCTTGAGGCCTCGCAGCGCTACGGTATCCCCGCCTCGGGCACCTCCGCACACTCCTGGACACTGCTGCACATCGACGCCGACGGCCAGCCCAACGAGGCCGCCGCCTTCCGCGCCCAGGTGGAGGCGCTGGGCACGGACACCGTGCTGCTAGTGGATACCTACGACATCACCCAGGGGGTGCGCACCGCGATCGAGGTGGCGGGCACCGAACTCGGAGCCGTGCGCATTGATTCCGGCGACCTGGGTGTGATGACGCGCCGCGTGCGCAAGCAACTCGACGAGTTGGGGGCCTATAACACCAAGATCGTGGTCTCCTCCGACCTCGATGAGTTCACCATCGCCGGTCTGCGCGGCGATCCGGTGAATTCCTTCGGCGTGGGGACCTCCGTGGTCACCGGCTCCGGTGCTCCCACCCCGGGCATGGTCTACAAACTCGTGGAGGTGGAGGGGCACCCGGTGGCCAAGCGCTCTCGCGGTAAGGCCATGACCGGAGGCACCAAGCGCGCGCTGCGCACGCACCGCTCCACCGGCACCGCCATCGAGGAGATCGTGCTGCCCTTTGATGCCCCCAACCCCGATCTAGGCAACGTTCATTCCCGCGCCCTGACCACCCCGCTCATGCGTGACGGCGAGGTGGTGGCCGATCTGCCCAGCCTGGAGGACTCGCGCACGTTCCTGGCGGAGCAACTGGTCACCCTCCCCTGGGAGGGGCTGGCGCTCTCCCGCGATGAGCCGGTGGTGCCCACCCGCTTCGTGGGGTTTGATTCGCCCCTGTGA